Proteins co-encoded in one Euleptes europaea isolate rEulEur1 chromosome 1, rEulEur1.hap1, whole genome shotgun sequence genomic window:
- the LOC130473674 gene encoding gastrula zinc finger protein XlCGF26.1-like — protein MAAFVALALQLLPKAQVEEAVGGFQGFSLEKAKNENTKGNCRDGDGPQRQEESHTAKRRDKPIMSEGGGFREIPVQEERTHTGEKPIDSSEHEKRFSHSSSLKTRQRIQTGEKTFECSEHEKRFTNSSSLQKHQRIHTGEKPFEYPQCGKRFNHSSSLQKHQRIHTGEKSFECSECGKRFNDSRNLQIHQRIHTGEKPFECSECGKRFTQSGSLQKHQRIHTGEKPFQCSECGKRFSRRGTLQTHQRIHTGEKPFQCSECGKRFSDSSSLQKHQRIHTGEKPFECSECGKRFSDSSSLQTHQRMHTGEKPFECSECGKRFNDRRNLKRHQRIHTGEKPLQCSECGKRFNDSSSLQTHQRIHTGEKPFECSDCGKRFNQRGNLEAHQRIHTGEKPFECSECGKRFNVSSSLQTHQRIHTREKPFECSDCGKRFSRSGKLQRHQRIHTGERPFECLECGKKFSQNGHLQKHQRIHTG, from the exons AAGCTCAAGTAGAGGAGGCGGTTGGGGGATTCCAAgggttctctttggaaaaagCCAAGAATGAAAACACCAAAGGAAACTGCAgggatggagatggaccacagaggcaggaggaaaGCCACACAGccaagaggagggataagcctATTATGTCCGAAGGAGGAGGATTCcgtgaaatcccagtccaagaagaaag aacccacacaggggagaagcctatTGACAGCTCAGAGCatgaaaagagattcagtcacagtagcaGTCTTAAAACACGTCAAAGAATCCAAACAGGGGAGAAAACCTTTGAATGCTCAGAGCATGAAAAGAGATTCACcaacagtagcagtcttcaaaaacatcaaagaatccacacaggggagaaaccttttgaatacccacagtgtggaaagagattcaatcacagtagcagtcttcaaaaacatcaaagaatccacacaggggagaaatcttttgaatgctcagagtgtggaaagagattcaatgacagtaggaatcttcaaatacatcaaagaatccacacaggggagaaaccttttgaatgctcagagtgtggaaagagattcactcaAAGTGGCAGccttcaaaaacatcaaagaatccacacaggggagaaaccttttcaatgctcagagtgtggaaagagattcagtagaaggggcactcttcaaacacatcaaagaatccacacaggggagaaaccttttcaatgctcagagtgtggaaagagattcagtgacagtagcagtcttcaaaaacatcaaagaatccacacaggggagaaaccttttgaatgctcagagtgtggaaagagattcagtgacagtagcagtcttcaaacacatcaaagaatgcacacaggggagaaaccttttgaatgctcagagtgtggaaagagattcaatgacaGAAGAAATCTTAAaagacatcaaagaatccacacaggggagaaacctttacaatgctcagagtgtggaaagagattcaatgacagtagcagtcttcaaacacatcaaagaatccacacaggggagaaaccttttgaatgctccgattgtggaaagagattcaatcaaaGGGGCAATCTTGAagcccatcaaagaatccacacaggggagaaaccttttgaatgctcagagtgtggaaagagattcaatgtcagtagcagtcttcaaacacatcaaagaatccacacaagggagaaaccttttgaatgctcagactgcggaaagagattcagtcgaagTGGCAAACTTCAaagacatcaaagaatccacacaggggagagaccttttgaatgcttagagtgtggaaagaaatttagtCAAAACggccatcttcaaaagcatcaaagaatccacacaggg